The following are encoded together in the Tripterygium wilfordii isolate XIE 37 chromosome 18, ASM1340144v1, whole genome shotgun sequence genome:
- the LOC119984082 gene encoding uncharacterized protein LOC119984082, with protein MALHVPITTTKSSPIPSPLVPTGNVGLRRLSDRFALKSSFFSSSYSLHLLLPRHQKTRAAAATAPRISMRVASKQAYICRDCGYIYNERTPFEKLPDNYFCLVCGAPKRRFRAYAPAVTKNANDQDVRKTRKAQIKRDEAIGRALPIAVVVGIAALVGLYFYLNNSFPG; from the exons ATGGCCCTCCATGTGCCCATCACCACCACGAAGTCATCACCAATTCCTTCTCCTCTTGTTCCAACCGGTAATGTTGGCCTCCGGCGACTGTCCGATCGTTTCGCATTGAAATcgtctttcttctcttcttcttattcacTTCACCTATTGCTTCCTCGTCATCAAAAGACTAGAGCTGCCGCTGCTACTGCACCGAGGATCTCCATGCGTGTCGCCTCCAAGCAAGCCTATATATGTCGAGATTGCgg GTACATCTACAATGAAAGGACTCCTTTTGAGAAATTGCCTGATAACTATTTCTGTCTTG TTTGTGGAGCTCCTAAAAGAAGGTTTAGAGCATATGCACCTGCTGTCACCAAGAATGCTAATGACCAAGATGTAAGGAAGACTCGTAAGGCACAGATTAAAAGAGATGAAGCAATTGG GCGAGCATTGCCTATTGCTGTTGTGGTTGGGATTGCAGCCTTGGTTGGTCTATACTTCTACCTCAACAATTCATTTCCTGGGTGA
- the LOC119984482 gene encoding calcium-dependent mitochondrial ATP-magnesium/phosphate carrier protein 2-like produces the protein MSGAGHAVEHVGVPKMEAGSSGRCNPVRKPGPVSMDHVLLALRETKEERDVRIRSLFNFFDAANVGYLDYAQIEAGLSALQIPAEYKYAKDLFKVCDANRDGRVDYQEFRRYMDAKELELYRIFQAIDVEHNGCILPEELWDALVKAGIEIDDEELAHFVEHVDKDNNGIITFEEWRDFLLLYPHEATIENIYHHWERVCHVDIGEHAVIPGGISKHVHRIRYFIAGGIAGAASRTATAPLDRLKVVLQVQTGRADIAPAIKKIWKEDGLLGFFRGNGLNVVKVAPESAIKFYAYEMLKNVIAESSGGDIGAAGRLFAGGIAGAIAQTAIYPLDLVKTRLQICSNEGGKAPKLGTLTRDILVQEGPRAFYKGLLPSLLGIVPYAGIDLAAYETLKDMSKTYILHDSEPGPLVQLGCGTISGALGATCVYPLQVIRTRMQAQRSNDDAAYKGMSDVFRRTLENEGYRGFYKGLFPNLLKVVPAASITYMVYESMKKRLDLD, from the exons atgtcGGGAGCAGGGCACGCAGTGGAGCACGTCGGGGTTCCGAAGATGGAGGCGGGCAGTTCCGGTCGTTGCAATCCGGTTAGGAAACCGGGTCCGGTTTCCATGGATCACGTGCTTCTTGCCCTGCGCGAGACAAAGGAGGAGAGAGATGTCAGGATTCGGAGTTTGTTCAATTTCTTTGATGCGGCGAACGTTGGGTACCTGGATTACGCGCAGATCGAAGCTGGGTTGTCAGCGCTGCAGATTCCCGCGGAGTACAAGTATGCCAAGGATTTGTTCAAGGTTTGTGATGCCAACAGGGATGGGCGTGTTGATTACCAGGAATTTCGCCGGTACATGGACGCTAAGGAGCTCGAGCTGTATCGGATATTTCAGGCCATCGATGTTGAACACAATGGATGCATTTTACCTGAGGAGCTTTGGGATGCGCTAGTTAAGGCTG ggattgaaattgatgatgagGAGCTTGCCCATTTTGTGGAGCATGTTGATAAGGATAATAATGGAATAATAACTTTTGAAGAATGGAGAGATTTTCTTTTACTCTATCCGCATGAAGCTACTATTGAGAATATCTATCATCACTGGGAAAGGGTATGCCATGTGGACATTGGTGAACATGCTGTTATTCCTGGAGGCATCAGCAAGCATGTTCACAGAATTAGGTATTTTATTGCAGGAGGAATAGCAGGAGCGGCTTCTCGTACTGCAACTGCTCCTCTTGATCGCCTGAAAGTGGTTTTGCAAGTTCAGACAGGACGTGCTGACATTGCTCCTGCTATAAAGAAGATATGGAAGGAAGATGGTTTATTGGGTTTCTTTCGGGGTAACGGGTTAAATGTTGTGAAGGTTGCCCCTGAAAGTGCCATCAAGTTTTATGCCTATGAAATGTTAAAGAATGTCATTGCAGAGAGCAGTGGAGGTGATATAGGAGCAGCAGGGAGACTTTTCGCTGGGGGTATCGCTGGTGCGATAGCACAAACTGCTATTTATCCCTTAGATCTTGTGAAAACTCGCTTACAGATTTGTTCTAATGAAGGTGGGAAAGCTCCCAAGTTGGGAACACTAACAAGGGATATATTGGTTCAGGAGGGTCCTCGAGCCTTCTATAAAGGTCTTCTACCTTCGCTTCTTGGAATTGTCCCATATGCTGGCATTGATCTTGCTGCCTATGAGACCTTAAAAGACATGTCAAAGACATATATTCTACATGATAGTG AGCCTGGCCCTCTTGTTCAACTGGGTTGTGGAACCATTTCTGGAGCTCTTGGAGCAACTTGTGTTTATCCATTGCAGGTTATTAGGACCAG AATGCAAGCTCAACGTTCTAATGATGATGCTGCTTATAAGGGAATGTCTGATGTATTCAGGAGAACACTTGAGAATGAAGGTTATAGGGGTTTTTACAAAGGACTTTTCCCAAATCTTCTTAAGGTAGTGCCAGCTGCAAGCATTACTTATATGGTttatgaaagtatgaaaaagcGTTTAGATCTTGATTAG
- the LOC119984560 gene encoding calnexin homolog gives MGLSLRLALLFFVAFVSFQQLSASDDDTIFYESFDETFEGRWIVSDKDDYKGVWKHSTSEGHDDYGLLVSEMAKKYAIVKELDKPVSLKDGTVVLQYETFLQNGLECGGAYIKYLRPQEAGWTAKGFDNESPYSIMFGPDKCGATNKVHFILNHKNPKSGEFVEHHLKFPPSVPSDKLPHVYTAIIKPDNELRILIDGEEKKKANFLSAEDFEPPLIPAKTIPDPDDKKPEDWDERAKIPDPDAVKPDDWDEDAPMEIEDEDVEKPEGWLDDEPLEVDDPEAIKPEDWDDDEDGEWEAPKVDNPKCDTAPGCGEWKRPTKRNPAYKGKWHTPLIDNPNYKGIWKPQEIPNPNYFELDKPDFERIAAIGIEIWTMQDGILFDNILITKDEKVAESFRETTWKPKFTAEKEKQKVEDEAAGSDGALAGFQKKVFDLLYKIADIPFLSSHKLKILDIIEKGEKQPNLTIGVLVSIVVVITTVLFKIIFGGKKPAKVEPKSSVAAETSNKEGSSEEENENENEKEDTAAAPRRRRRDN, from the exons ATGGGGCTCTCTCTGCGATTAGCTCTGCTGTTCTTCGTAGCTTTTGTTTCGTTTCAGCAACTCAGCGCATCGGATGATGATACG ATCTTTTACGAATCCTTCGATGAGACCTTCGAAGGGCGATGGATCGTTTCCGATAAAGATGACTATAAAG GTGTTTGGAAGCACTCAACGAGTGAGGGGCATGATGATTATGGACTTCTTGTGAGTGAGATGGCCAAAAAGTATGCAATTGTCAAAGAGCTCGACAAGCCTGTGAGTCTTAAGGATGGTACTGTTGTCCTCCAATATGAGACCTTCCTACAAAATGGGCTAGAATGTGGAGGTGCATATATAAAATATCTTCGGCCCCAGGAGGCTGGGTGGACGGCTAAAGGATTTGACAATGAATCACCTTATTCTATTATGTTTGGTCCTGACAAATGTGGTGCCACAAACAAGGTGCACTTTATACTGAACCACAAGAACCCAAAGAGTGGGGAGTTCGTTGAACATCATCTCAAGTTCCCACCCTCAGTTCCATCTGACAAGCTGCCGCATGTTTACACAGCCATTATAAAGCCTGACAATGAGCTACGTATTCTCATTGAtggggaggagaagaagaaggcaAATTTCCTCTCTGCTGAAGATTTTGAACCACCACTAATTCCTGCCAAAACAATCCCTGATCCAGATGACAAGAAACCTGAGGACTGGGACGAGAGAGCAAAAATTCCCGACCCTGATGCCGTGAAGCCGGATGATTGGGATGAGGATGCACCCATGGAAATCGAAGATGAGGATGTGGAGAAACCTGAAGGTTGGCTAGATGATGAACCTCTGGAGGTAGATGATCCTGAGGCAATAAAACCTGAAGATTgggatgatgatgaggatggtGAATGGGAGGCACCTAAGGTTGATAACCCAAAGTGTGATACAGCCCCAGGGTGTGGTGAATGGAAGAGGCCAACGAAGAGGAATCCGGCTTACAAGGGAAAATGGCATACCCCACTCATTGATAACCCCAACTATAAGGGCATCTGGAAACCCCAGgagattccaaacccaaattactTTGAGCTTGACAAGCCTGACTTTGAGCGTATTGCTGCCATTGGTATTGAGATTTGGACCATGCAAGATGGTATACTGTTTGACAATATTTTGATTACAAAGGATGAAAAGGTGGCAGAGTCCTTTAGGGAAACCACTTGGAAGCCAAAATTTACAGCGGAGAAGGAGAAACAGAAGGTGGAGGATGAAGCTGCAGGTTCAGATGGTGCTCTTGCAGGCTTCCAG AAGAAGGTGTTCGATCTCCTATACAAGATTGCTGATATTCCATTCTTGAGTTCGCACAAGCTTAAAATTCTT GATATAATTGAAAAGGGAGAGAAGCAACCAAATCTTACCATTGGGGTCCTCGTCTCTATTGTTGTGGTTATCACGACCGTTTTATTTAAGATCATCTTTGGAGGAAAGAAGCCT GCAAAGGTGGAGCCAAAAAGCAGTGTCGCTGCTGAGACTTCAAACAAAGAAGGAAGCAGTGAAGaggagaatgagaatgagaatgagaaggAAGATACTGCTGCTGCTCCACGCCGTAGAAGACGTGATAACTAG
- the LOC119984559 gene encoding ribonuclease TUDOR 1-like, translated as MATSTAGSTGMLRGRVKAVPSGDSLLIMALTSKTPGPPPEKTITLSSLIAPRLARRGGVDEPFAWDSREYLRKLCIGKEVTFKVEYTVPSINREFGSVYLGDKNVSVLVVSEGWAKVREQGQQKGEASPVLADLLRLEEQAKQQGLGRWSKAPGAAEAAIRNLPPSAIGDPGNLDAMGLLAANKGTPMQGIVEQVRDGSTIRVYLLPDFQFVQVFVAGIQAPSMGRRATPETVAGSDMSSDEPNGNVSGEPRVPLTSAQRLAISAASSNEVAPDPFGLEAKHFTEIRVLNRDVRIVLEGVDKFSNLIGSVYYPDGKTAKDLALELVENGLAKYVEWSANMMEDDAKRRLKNAELQAKKTRLRFWTNYVPPPTNSKAIHDQNFTGKVVEVVSGDCIIVADDSVPYGSPLAERRVNLSSIRCPKIGNPRRDEKPAPYAREAKELLRTRLIGRQVNVQMEYSRKVSMADGPTAGAADSRVMDFGSVFLLSPVKNEGDEAAPPTASNQQAGMNVAELVVARGLGNVIRHRDFEERSNYYDALLAAESRAISGKKGVHSAKDPPVMHITDLTTASVKKARDFLPFLHRSRRTPAVVEYVLSGHRFKLLIPKETCSIAFSFSGVRCPGRNEPYSEEAIALMRRKIMQRDVEIEVETVDRTGTFLGSLWESRTNVAITLLEAGLAKLQTSFGSDRIPDAHLLEQAELSAKRQKLKIWENYVEGEEVSNGSAAVESKQKEVLKVVVTEVLGGAKFYAQTVGDQKVASIQKQLASLSLQELPVIGAFNPKKGDIVLAQFSADNSWNRAMIVNAPRGVVESSKDKFEVFYIDYGNQEVVPYSHLRPLDASVSSTPGLAQLCSLAYIKVPNLEDDHDTEAAQYLSDHTLNSGKEFRAKIEERDISGGKVKGQGTGPVLLVTLVAVDAEISMNAAMLQEGLARVEKGRRWDSKERQVALENLEKFQEEARTGRHGIWEYGDVQSDDEDTAPPVRKTGGRR; from the exons ATGGCAACATCAACAGCTGGTAGCACAGGAATGCTCAGAGGAAGGGTGAAGGCTGTTCCTTCGGGAGACAGCTTGTTGATAATGGCTTTGACCAGCAAAACACCTGGACCTCCGCCTGAGAAGACAATCACTTTGTCATCTCTAATTGCTCCAAGACTG GCTCGTAGAGGGGGTGTTGACGAACCATTTGCTTGGGACAGCAGGGAGTATTTGAGGAAGCTTTGCATTGGAAAG GAGGTCACTTTCAAAGTGGAATATACTGTTCCATCCATAAACCGGGAATTTGGATCCGTTTATCTTGGTGACAAAAATGTTTCAGTGTTGGTTGTTTCAGAAGGCTGGGCAAAG GTCAGGGAGCAAGGTCAGCAGAAGGGTGAAGCAAGTCCAGTCCTTGCAGATCTGCTACGCCTTGAAGAGCAAGCTAAGCAGCAGGGTCTTGGTCGTTGGAGCAAG GCTCCAGGTGCTGCTGAAGCAGCCATCAGGAATCTACCTCCTTCTGCCATTGGAGATCCTGGTAACTTGGATGCCATGGGCTTGCTAGCGGCAAACAAGGGGACACCCATGCAAGGTATTGTTGAGCAGGTTCGTGATGGCAGTACCATCAGGGTCTATTTGCTTCCGGACTTTCAGTTTGTCCAAGTGTTTGTTGCTGGGATACAG GCCCCATCAATGGGTAGAAGAGCAACACCTGAAACTGTTGCTGGATCAGATATGTCTTCTGATGAACCAAACGGAAATGTTTCTGGTGAACCTCGAGTTCCTTTAACTTCAGCTCAGAGGCTTGCCATCTCAGCAGCATCGTCTAATGAAGTTGCTCCTGATCCATTTGGACTAGAAGCCAAACATTTTACTGAGATTCGTGTTTTAAATAGAGAT GTACGGATTGTCCTAGAAGGTGTTGACAAATTCAGCAATTTGATTGGTTCTGTCTATTATCCTGATGGGAAAACAGCAAAGGACTTAGCATTAGAGCTTGTGGAAAAT GGTTTGGCTAAATATGTCGAATGGAGTGCTAACATGATGGAAGATGATGCCAAGCGACGGCTTAAGAATGCAGAGCTCCAAGCAAAGAAAACCCGGTTGAGGTTTTGGACAAACTACGTACCTCCACCTACAAATTCAAAAGCAATTCATGACCAGAATTTCACCGGGAAG GTAGTGGAGGTTGTAAGTGGGGACTGCATCATTGTGGCTGACGATTCTGTACCATATGGCAGTCCATTAGCAGAGCGACGAGTCAACCTTTCAAGTATTAGGTGTCCGAAAATTGGCAACCCTCGCAGAGATGAAAAGCCAGCTCCTTATGCCCGTGAAGCTAAAGAGTTGTTAAGAACACGCCTTATTGGAAGACAG GTGAATGTGCAAATGGAATATTCTAGGAAGGTCTCCATGGCTGATGGACCTACAGCTGGCGCTGCAGATTCAAGAGTAATGGATTTTGGTTCAGTTTTCCTCTTGTCTCCTGTCAAGAATGAGGGTGATGAAGCTGCTCCGCCAACTGCTAGCAACCAGCAAGCTGGGATGAATGTTGCTGAGCTGGTGGTTGCCCGTGGCTTGGGAAATGTGATTCGACATAGAGATTTCGAGGAACGATCAAACTATTACGATGCCCTTCTAGCTGCCGAGTCTCGTGCTATTTCTGGGAAGAAAGGGGTCCATTCTGCCAAGGATCCTCCAGTCATGCATATAACAGACTTGACAACG GCATCAGTCAAGAAAGCTAGAGACTTCTTGCCATTTCTGCACCGTAGTAGGAGGACCCCTGCTGTTGTTGAATATGTCCTGAGTGGTCATCGTTTCAAACTGTTGATCCCGAAGGAAACATGCAGCATTGCCTTCTCGTTCTCCGGTGTTAGATGTCCTGGGCGTAACGAGCCATACTCAGAAGAAGCAATTGCATTAATGAGACGAAAGATCATGCAGAGAGATGTTGAG ATTGAAGTAGAGACTGTTGATAGAACTGGAACATTTTTGGGATCTCTCTGGGAATCAAGGACCAATGTGGCAATTACTCTTCTTGAGGCTGGCTTGGCAAAGCTACAAACTTCCTTTGGAAGTGACAGGATTCCTGATGCCCATCTTCTCGAACAGGCTGAGCTGTCCGCCAAAAGACAGAAACTGAAG ATATGGGAGAATTACGTTGAAGGGGAGGAAGTCTCCAATGGTTCTGCTGCCGTTGAAAGCAAACAGAAAGAAGTGCTAAAG GTGGTTGTCACCGAAGTTCTGGGTGGTGCAAAATTTTATGCCCAGACAGTTGGGGATCAGAAAGTGGCTTCCATTCAGAAACAACTTGCATCCTTGAGCCTCCAGGAACTTCCTGTTATAGGAGCTTTCAATCCTAAAAAGGGTGACATTGTCTTGGCTCAATTTAGTGCAGATAATTCATGGAACCGAGCAATG ATTGTCAATGCACCCCGTGGAGTCGTCGAATCCTCAAAAGACAAGTTTGAAGTGTTCTACATAGATTACGGAAATCAGGAGGTTGTTCCCTACAGTCATTTACGTCCTCTCGATGCCTCAGTATCCTCCACACCTGGTCTTGCTCAGCTGTGCAGCCTTGCATATATTAAGGTTCCTAACTTGGAAGATGATCATGATACTGAAGCAGCTCAGTATCTGAGTGATCACACATTAAACAGTGGAAAAGAGTTCCGGGCCAAGATAGAGGAAAGGGACATATCAGGAGGGAAAGTTAAAGGACAGGGAACCGGACCAGTTCTTCTTGTAACTCTGGTAGCTGTGGATGCTGAAATTAGCATGAATGCTGCCATGCTGCAG GAAGGATTGGCAAGGGTTGAGAAAGGGAGGAGATGGGATTCTAAGGAAAGGCAGGTTGCCCTCGAGAATTTGGAGAAATTCCAGGAAGAAGCTCGGACTGGTAGGCATGGTATTTGGGAGTATGGAGACGTGCAGTCAGATGATGAGGATACAGCTCCACCTGTTAGGAAGACTGGTGGCCGGCGATAA
- the LOC119983811 gene encoding inositol polyphosphate multikinase beta-like, with the protein MLKAPNHQVAGHKAHEGKLGPLVDDSGHFYKPLQDVERGSRELAFYTSFSSTTKVPSQIRRFYPVFYGTKLLEASDGSGLLLHLVLQDLVSSRRKPAIMDIKIGSRTWYPQSSEDYIKRCLQKDKQTTSLPLGFRISGLQLPASKESELWKPAKKVVQGYNVDDVKLVIRKFVPSNSSANSDLDPDCSFASSVYGGSSGILSQLLELKEWFEDQTLYHFNSCSVLMFYDRDSVLKGGNSGAEIKLIDFAHVVEGRGVIDHNFLGGLCSLIKFISDILTEGSENNGISTGNSIGE; encoded by the coding sequence ATGCTTAAGGCCCCGAATCATCAGGTTGCAGGTCACAAGGCTCATGAGGGAAAGCTTGGCCCTCTCGTAGATGATTCAGGTCACTTTTATAAGCCCCTCCAAGATGTTGAGCGTGGCTCCAGGGAGTTGGCCTTCTATACGTCGTTCTCTTCCACTACAAAGGTTCCAAGTCAGATCCGAAGGTTCTATCCTGTCTTCTATGGCACTAAACTTTTGGAGGCATCCGATGGTTCTGGTCTGCTCCTACACCTTGTCTTGCAGGATCTTGTCTCAAGTAGGCGCAAACCAGCCATCATGGATATTAAGATTGGTTCCAGAACATGGTACCCACAATCGTCTGAGGATTATATCAAAAGATGTCTTCAGAAGGATAAACAAACTACTAGCTTGCCACTGGGCTTCAGGATCTCTGGGCTGCAACTGCCCGCTAGCAAGGAATCGGAGTTGTGGAAGCCAGCGAAAAAAGTTGTCCAGGGTTATAATGTAGATGATGTTAAATTAGTTATCAGGAAGTTTGTCCCTTCTAACTCGTCTGCCAATTCAGATTTGGACCCTGATTGTTCTTTTGCATCAAGTGTCTATGGCGGTTCTTCTGGGATTTTGTCACAGTTGTTGGAGCTGAAGGAATGGTTTGAGGACCAAACCCTTTACCATTTCAATTCTTGTTCAGTTCTCATGTTTTACGACAGGGATTCTGTGTTGAAGGGAGGGAATTCAGGCGCTGAAATTAAGCTTATTGATTTTGCGCATGTAGTGGAAGGTAGAGGAGTTATTGACCATAATTTCTTGGGTGGGCTCTGCTCTTTGATAAAGTTCATCTCTGATATTCTTACTGAGGGTTCTGAGAATAATGGCATTTCTACTGGCAATAGCATTGGAGAATGA